A region of Dictyostelium discoideum AX4 chromosome 1 chromosome, whole genome shotgun sequence DNA encodes the following proteins:
- the corA gene encoding WD-40 repeat-containing protein — protein sequence MSKVVRSSKYRHVFAAQPKKEECYQNLKVTKSAWDSNYVAANTRYFGVIWDAAGGGSFAVIPHEASGKTTSVPLFNGHKSAVLDIAFHPFNENLVGSVSEDCNICIWGIPEGGLTDSISTPLQTLSGHKRKVGTISFNPVADNVAVTSSGDFLVKTWDVEQGKNLTTVEGHSDMITSCEWNHNGSQIVTTCKDKKARVFDPRTNSIVNEVVCHQGVKNSRAIFAKDKVITVGFSKTSERELHIYDPRAFTTPLSAQVVDSASGLLMPFYDADNSILYLAGKGDGNIRYYELVDESPYIHFLSEFKSATPQRGLCFLPKRCLNTSECEIARGLKVTPFTVEPISFRVPRKSDIFQDDIYPDTYAGEPSLTAEQWVSGTNAEPKTVSLAGGFVKKASAVEFKPVVQVQEGPKNEKELREEYEKLKIRVAYLESEIVKKDAKIKELTN from the coding sequence atgTCTAAAGTAGTCCGTAGTAGTAAATATCGTCATGTTTTTGCAGCACAACCAAAAAAAGAAGAGTGCTATCAAAACTTAAAAGTTACCAAATCAGCATGGGATAGTAATTACGTTGCAGCCAACACTAGATACTTTGGTGTTATTTGGGATGCTGCAGGTGGTGGTTCATTCGCTGTTATTCCACATGAGGCTTCAGGTAAAACCACATCAGTTCCATTATTCAATGGTCATAAGAGTGCAGTTTTAGATATTGCTTTCCACCCATTCAATGAAAACCTCGTTGGTTCAGTTTCTGAAGATTGTAACATTTGTATTTGGGGTATCCCAGAAGGTGGTTTAACCGACTCAATCTCAACCCCACTCCAAACTTTATCTGGTCACAAGAGAAAGGTTGGTACCATCTCATTCAATCCAGTTGCTGATAATGTTGCCGTTACCTCATCTGGTGATTTCTTAGTTAAAACTTGGGATGTTGAACAAGGTAAGAATTTAACCACTGTTGAAGGTCACTCTGATATGATCACTTCATGCGAATGGAATCACAATGGTAGCCAAATCGTTACCACCTGTAAAGATAAGAAAGCTCGTGTTTTCGATCCAAGAACAAACTCTATCGTCAACGAAGTCGTTTGTCACCAAGGTGTCAAAAACAGCAGAGCCATCTTTGCCAAAGATAAGGTTATCACCGTTGGTTTCTCAAAGACCTCTGAAAGAGAACTCCACATTTATGATCCACGTGCTTTCACCACCCCACTCTCTGCTCAAGTCGTCGATTCTGCCTCTGGTCTCTTAATGCCATTCTATGATGCTGacaattcaattttatacCTTGCTGGTAAAGGTGATGGTAACATCAGATACTACGAATTGGTCGATGAATCACCATACATTCATTTCTTAAGTGAATTCAAATCTGCCACCCCACAAAGAGGTCTTTGCTTCTTACCAAAGAGATGTCTCAACACCTCTGAATGTGAAATCGCTAGAGGTCTCAAAGTTACTCCATTCACCGTTGAACCAATCTCATTCCGTGTACCAAGAAAATCTGATATCTTCCAAGACGATATCTACCCAGATACCTACGCTGGTGAACCATCACTCACTGCCGAACAATGGGTTTCAGGTACCAATGCTGAACCAAAGACTGTTAGTTTAGCTGGTGGTTTTGTCAAAAAAGCTTCAGCTGTTGAATTCAAACCAGTCGTTCAAGTTCAAGAAGGTCCaaagaatgaaaaagaaCTCCGTGAAGAATAcgaaaaattaaagattcgTGTTGCTTACTTAGAATCTGAAATCGTTAAAAAGGATGCCAAAATCAAAGAACTCACCaactaa